One genomic region from Cryptosporangium aurantiacum encodes:
- a CDS encoding glycosyltransferase family 4 protein, translating into MTDRTVSDGPLTIVLVEFLPSGGMFQFNFMLGEALAGLGHRVTLLTGPEPELSTQVPGFTVRSYFPTWHPGADTGEATWFRKVRRVWRAARLTYSWTKLVRYVRSARPDVVQLGEMRFALDSFFAVRLAKARRPGTVIAEVAHNPTPYDVSGDHDSVEKSDPVTMRALRAAYKSFDLVLTLGPGPRDDLVKAYPEVRRTAVIGHGEYSAFAGDAAETPGAASAPPRVVFFGTWTRYKNIPMLLNAFAKVRAELPSAELVVAGPVMGDMDLDAVTKHAADIPGVQLKPGYVAMEDVPGLFAGARVVALPYEIVNISGVVHMAYTFARPVVATDVGSMRDVVIAGETGLLAEPTPDGFAEALLVLLQSPADAERMGIAGYEFMKRELSWESAAERAVEGYRSARTTDERPE; encoded by the coding sequence GTGACTGATCGCACCGTCTCCGATGGTCCGCTGACGATCGTCCTGGTGGAGTTCCTCCCCAGCGGCGGGATGTTCCAATTCAACTTCATGCTGGGCGAGGCGCTCGCCGGGCTGGGCCACCGCGTCACGCTGCTGACCGGCCCCGAGCCGGAGTTGTCGACCCAGGTGCCCGGCTTCACCGTCCGGTCCTACTTCCCCACCTGGCATCCCGGCGCGGACACCGGCGAGGCCACCTGGTTCCGCAAGGTCCGCCGAGTGTGGCGGGCGGCGCGGCTGACGTACTCGTGGACGAAGCTGGTGCGGTACGTCCGCAGCGCCCGGCCGGACGTCGTCCAGCTGGGCGAGATGCGGTTCGCGCTCGACAGCTTCTTCGCCGTCCGGCTCGCGAAGGCGCGCCGGCCCGGCACGGTCATCGCCGAGGTCGCCCACAACCCGACGCCGTACGACGTCAGCGGCGACCACGACTCGGTCGAGAAGTCCGACCCGGTGACGATGCGGGCGCTCCGCGCGGCGTACAAGTCGTTCGACCTGGTCCTGACACTCGGCCCCGGCCCGCGCGACGACCTGGTGAAGGCTTATCCCGAGGTGCGGCGCACCGCGGTGATCGGCCACGGCGAGTACTCCGCGTTCGCCGGGGACGCCGCGGAGACACCCGGTGCGGCCTCCGCTCCGCCACGGGTGGTCTTCTTCGGCACCTGGACGCGCTACAAGAACATCCCGATGCTGCTCAACGCGTTCGCGAAAGTCCGCGCGGAGTTGCCGAGCGCGGAGCTCGTGGTCGCCGGTCCGGTGATGGGCGACATGGATCTGGATGCGGTCACGAAACATGCCGCCGATATCCCCGGCGTCCAGTTGAAACCGGGATATGTCGCGATGGAGGATGTGCCTGGTCTGTTCGCCGGAGCCCGGGTCGTCGCGCTTCCCTACGAGATCGTCAATATCAGCGGCGTCGTACATATGGCGTATACGTTCGCCCGGCCGGTCGTCGCTACCGACGTCGGTTCGATGCGGGACGTCGTCATCGCGGGTGAGACCGGATTGCTCGCAGAACCCACTCCGGACGGATTCGCGGAGGCTCTTCTGGTACTGCTCCAGTCACCCGCCGACGCCGAGCGCATGGGGATCGCCGGATACGAGTTCATGAAGCGCGAATTGTCCTGGGAGAGCGCTGCGGAACGCGCTGTCGAGGGCTACCGCAGTGCTCGCACGACCGACGAAAGACCAGAGTAA